From a single Lolium rigidum isolate FL_2022 chromosome 7, APGP_CSIRO_Lrig_0.1, whole genome shotgun sequence genomic region:
- the LOC124676052 gene encoding protein DETOXIFICATION 49-like, with translation MPMMPPLSATAAQDEARSILALAFPMILTGLLLYLRSMISMLFLGRLGGLALAGGSLAIGFANITGYSVLSGLAMGMEPICGQAFGAGNHSLIGLTVQRTVLLLIAAAVPIGGLWMHMRPLLLLCGQDAAIAAVAETYILASLPDLLLQAFLHPVRIYLRMQSVNLPLTVCAALAIAIHLPINYVLVTVLGLGIKGVAMASVLANLNLLLLLLGYIFFTGIHRRTGGFAPSAESFRGWGELVTLAVPSCVSVCLEWWWYEIMILLCGLLLNPQATVASMGILIQTTSLIYIFPSSLSFGVSTRVSNELGAGRPDEASRAATSGIMLGFAFGAFASVFAFLVRDVWASMFTADPAIVALTASVLPILGLCELGNCPQTTGCGVLRGSARPKDAASINLRSFYLVGTPVALVLAFWFHYDFTGLWFGLLAAQATCMVRMLLVIGRTDWAAEAKRSKQLTGSSAAADDETKVGGGADEKSRLLLDAAEDRC, from the coding sequence ATGCCCATGATGCCCCCGCTCTCCGCCACCGCGGCGCAGGACGAGGCGCGCTCCATCCTCGCCCTCGCATTCCCGATGATCCTCACGGGGCTCCTCCTCTACCTCCGCTCCATGATCTCCATGCTCTTCCTCGGCCGCCTCGGCGGGCTCGCGCTCGCCGGCGGCTCCCTCGCCATCGGCTTCGCCAACATCACGGGCTACTCGGTGCTCTCCGGCCTCGCCATGGGCATGGAGCCCATCTGCGGGCAGGCGTTCGGGGCCGGCAACCACTCGCTCATCGGCCTCACCGTGCAGCGGacggtgctcctcctcatcgccgcCGCGGTGCCCATCGGCGGGCTGTGGATGCACAtgcgcccgctcctcctcctctgcggccaggacgccgccatcgccgccgtcgccgagacGTACATTCTCGCGTCCCTgcccgacctcctcctccaggCATTCCTCCACCCGGTGCGGATATACCTCCGGATGCAGTCCGTGAACCTGCCGCTCACCGTCTGCGCCGCGCTCGCCATCGCCATCCACCTCCCCATCAACTACGTGCTCGTCACCGTCCTCGGGCTCGGCATCAAGGGCGTGGCAATGGCGTCCGTGCTAGCCAACCTGaacctgctcctcctgctgctcgGCTACATCTTCTTCACTGGCATCCACCGCCGCACGGGCGGCTTCGCGCCCTCCGCCGAGAGCTTCCGCGGCTGGGGCGAGCTGGTGACCCTGGCGGTGCCCAGCTGCGTGAGCGTGTGCCTCGAGTGGTGGTGGTACGAGATCATGATCCTGCTCTGCGGGCTGCTGCTCAACCCGCAGGCCACCGTGGCGTCCATGGGCATCCTCATCCAGACCACCTCGCTCATCTACATCTTCCCCTCCTCCCTCAGCTTCGGCGTCTCCACCCGCGTCAGCAACGAGCTGGGCGCGGGCCGGCCGGACGAGgccagccgcgccgccacgtCGGGGATCATGCTCGGCTTCGCGTTCGGCGCCTTCGCCTCCGTcttcgcgttcctcgtgcgggacGTCTGGGCCAGCATGTTCACGGCGGACCCGGCGATCGTCGCGCTCACGGCGTCGGTGCTGCCGATCCTGGGCCTCTGCGAGCTGGGCAACTGCCCGCAGACCACGGGGTGCGGCGTGCTGCGCGGCAGCGCAAGGCCCAAGGACGCCGCCAGCATCAACCTCCGGTCGTTCTACCTGGTGGGCACGCCCGTGGCGCTGGTGCTGGCCTTCTGGTTCCACTACGACTTCACGGGACTCTGGTTCGGCCTCCTGGCGGCGCAGGCCACCTGCATGGTGCGCATGCTCCTCGTCATCGGCCGCACCGACTGGGCCGCCGAGGCCAAGCGCTCGAAGCAGCTCACcgggtcgtcggcggcggccgaCGACGAGACGAAAGTCGGCGGCGGCGCAGACGAGAAGTCGCGCCTGCTTCTCGACGCAGCAGAAGATCGGTGCTGA